A part of Gambusia affinis linkage group LG19, SWU_Gaff_1.0, whole genome shotgun sequence genomic DNA contains:
- the raver1 gene encoding ribonucleoprotein PTB-binding 1 isoform X3, with protein sequence MAAAVSPSTTSGTDEGADSGPTFVSRPFSANHDLATEKENFMAGDRHRYPEFASVEEDATSSPECQRRVDEDLIPLSPEDIESRLERTRREFYNRRKIIIKNLPPDVTNQEVHELLGNYDLKYCFVDKYKGTAFVTLLNGEQAQCAIKEFHQIMLRDREISVQLQPTDTLLCIANLPRVFTQQQFEELVRPFGNLERCFLVYSASTGHSKGYGFVEYMKKDSAARAKSELLGKQLGSRMLYVHWTEVGSLTYPQLHSKCLCVDRLPPNLLTAQDLRNALGDTHSPVFCQLAQGQDGSFRRFAVLEYATAEMTEEAQRLGDGRLLGGTHIRVSFCAPGPPGRSMLAALIAAQTMAVNRGKGLLPDPTALQLFTGLNNPATLKMLLNTLSQGHKQGLLGAAPAIPLLPNPALSAALLQLLLQNQAKAQQQAGLIGDNPLAALPVQQGVHLLGELPQGGVVSGLALQTEAVPSLKPGSFGRGLMREQDSPTSACGFPQAPSPSLPGISLPLMSGMMGADGLTAQGVSMLGDLPKEMNLPQSAFLSANVYPSASSRAHPYRKRPTLSNVSNQHTHHNMQPNYNLRYQDSYSPEYPPPLQQDTLAYLYEQQENLDVGALAGFGQQFSHQPNYSEQFSHYACPSSPPLSSYFSSGPEASSNGSLPATLLNKAVGMPPGTHSAPYPPGLGNVMKTPMSSQKRVFSRLIPSPEPSPEGGYVGQHSQGLGGHYADSYLKRKRIF encoded by the exons ATGGCGGCTGCTGTGTCTCCTAGTACCACCTCAGGCACTGATGAAGGCGCAGACAGTGGGCCCACATTTGTCTCTCGACCATTTAGCGCAAATCACGACCTCGCTacggaaaaagaaaactttatggCCGGTGACCGTCACCGTTACCCCGAATTCGCTTCGGTGGAAGAAGACGCCACATCTAGCCCAGAATGTCAACGAAGGGTCGATGAGGATTTGATACCACTGAGCCCTGAAGATATTGAGAGCCGTTTGGAGAGAACACGTCGGGAGTTTTACAACCGTaggaaaataattataaaaaatttacCACCGGATGTTACTAATCAG GAGGTCCACGAGCTGTTGGGAAACTATGATTTAAAGTACTGCTTTGTTGACAAATACAAGGGCACAG CATTTGTGACGCTCCTCAATGGCGAACAGGCCCAGTGTGCCATCAAGGAGTTCCACCAGATTATGCTGCGGGACAGGGAGATCTCCGTGCAGCTGCAGCCAACCGACACCTTGCTGTGCATCGCCAACCTGCCCCGGGTCTTCACCCAGCAGCAGTTCGAGGAGCTGGTGCGACCTTTTGGCAACCTGGAGCGCTGCTTCCTGGTGTACAGCGCTTCTACTGGTCACTCAAAGGGCTACGGCTTTGTGGAGTACATGAAGAAGGACTCGGCGGCCCGAGCAAAGTCGGAGCTGCTCGGGAAGCAGCTGGGCTCCCGCATGCTCTATGTCCACTGGACTGAAGTGGGCTCGCTCACATATCCGCAGCTGCACTCaaagtgtctgtgtgtggaccGGCTGCCCCCGAACCTCCTGACTGCCCAGGACCTCCGAAACGCTTTGGGCGACACCCATTCCCCAGTTTTCTGCCAG TTGGCTCAAGGGCAAGATGGGAGTTTCCGGCGTTTCGCTGTGCTGGAGTACGCTACTGCGGAGATGACTGAGGAGGCGCAGCGACTCGGAGACGGCCGGCTTCTGGGCGGGACGCACATCAGGGTGTCCTTCTGTGCCCCTGGCCCTCCTGGAAGAAGCATGCTGGCTGCACTGATCGCTGCCCAGACAATG GCCGTGAACAGGGGTAAAGGTCTCCTCCCTGACCCTACAGCCTTGCAGCTCTTCACCGGTCTTAATAACCCTGCTACTCTCAAGATGCTGCTCAACACTTTGTCACAGGGACACAAACAGG GTCTCCTCGGAGCGGCCCCTGCCATCCCACTGCTGCCCAACCCCGCCCTGTCGGCAgccctgctgcagctgctccttcAGAACCAGGCTAAGGCCCAGCAG CAGGCAGGACTCATCGGGGACAATCCTCTGGCTGCTCTGCCCGTCCAGCAGGGAGTCCATCTGCTTGGAGAGCTCCCTCAAG GCGGCGTGGTCTCGGGTTTGGCTCTGCAGACGGAGGCTGTACCCTCTCTGAAGCCAGGGTCTTTTGGCAGAGGCCTAATGAGGGAGCAGGATTCCCCCACATCAGCGTGTGGCTTCCCTCAGGCTCCCTCTCCCTCCCTACCAGGCATTTCCTTACCCCTGATGAGTGGCATGATGGGGGCAGATGGTCTCACAGCACAAGGA GTATCGATGCTAGGGGATCTTCCTAAAGAGATGAACCTTCCTCAGAGCGCCTTTCTCAGTGCCAATGTTTATCCTTCAG CAAGCAGCAGGGCTCACCCCTACAGGAAGCGGCCAACACTAAGCAACGTGTCTAACCAGCACACGCATCACAACATGCAGCCCAACTACAACCTGCGTTACCAGGACTCCTACAGCCCTGAGTATCCTCCCCCTCTACAGCAG gATACCCTGGCCTACTTGTACGAACAGCAGGAGAACCTCGACGTTGGAGCCTTGGCAGGATTTGGTCAGCAG ttttcccATCAACCCAACTACAGTGAGCAGTTTTCCCACTACGCTTGTCCAAGCAGCCCTCCCCTCTCCTCGTACTTCAGCTCAGGACCAGAAGCCAGCAGCAATGGCAGCCTGCCTGCCACCCTCCTCAACAAG GCTGTGGGAATGCCTCCTGGAACCCACAGCGCCCCCTACCCTCCAGGCCTAGGGAATGTTATGAAG ACCCCGATGAGTAGCCAGAAGCGCGTTTTTTCCCGCCTGATCCCGTCTCCGGAGCCGAGCCCAGAGGGAGGCTACGTGGGCCAGCATTCCCAAGGCCTCGGCGGCCATTATGCGGACTCCTACCTGAAGCGAAAGCGTATATTCTGA
- the raver1 gene encoding ribonucleoprotein PTB-binding 1 isoform X1 produces the protein MAAAVSPSTTSGTDEGADSGPTFVSRPFSANHDLATEKENFMAGDRHRYPEFASVEEDATSSPECQRRVDEDLIPLSPEDIESRLERTRREFYNRRKIIIKNLPPDVTNQEVHELLGNYDLKYCFVDKYKGTAFVTLLNGEQAQCAIKEFHQIMLRDREISVQLQPTDTLLCIANLPRVFTQQQFEELVRPFGNLERCFLVYSASTGHSKGYGFVEYMKKDSAARAKSELLGKQLGSRMLYVHWTEVGSLTYPQLHSKCLCVDRLPPNLLTAQDLRNALGDTHSPVFCQLAQGQDGSFRRFAVLEYATAEMTEEAQRLGDGRLLGGTHIRVSFCAPGPPGRSMLAALIAAQTMAVNRGKGLLPDPTALQLFTGLNNPATLKMLLNTLSQGHKQGLLGAAPAIPLLPNPALSAALLQLLLQNQAKAQQQAGLIGDNPLAALPVQQGVHLLGELPQGGVVSGLALQTEAVPSLKPGSFGRGLMREQDSPTSACGFPQAPSPSLPGISLPLMSGMMGADGLTAQGVSMLGDLPKEMNLPQSAFLSANVYPSAASSRAHPYRKRPTLSNVSNQHTHHNMQPNYNLRYQDSYSPEYPPPLQQDTLAYLYEQQENLDVGALAGFGQQFSHQPNYSEQFSHYACPSSPPLSSYFSSGPEASSNGSLPATLLNKAVGMPPGTHSAPYPPGLGNVMKTPMSSQKRVFSRLIPSPEPSPEGGYVGQHSQGLGGHYADSYLKRKRIF, from the exons ATGGCGGCTGCTGTGTCTCCTAGTACCACCTCAGGCACTGATGAAGGCGCAGACAGTGGGCCCACATTTGTCTCTCGACCATTTAGCGCAAATCACGACCTCGCTacggaaaaagaaaactttatggCCGGTGACCGTCACCGTTACCCCGAATTCGCTTCGGTGGAAGAAGACGCCACATCTAGCCCAGAATGTCAACGAAGGGTCGATGAGGATTTGATACCACTGAGCCCTGAAGATATTGAGAGCCGTTTGGAGAGAACACGTCGGGAGTTTTACAACCGTaggaaaataattataaaaaatttacCACCGGATGTTACTAATCAG GAGGTCCACGAGCTGTTGGGAAACTATGATTTAAAGTACTGCTTTGTTGACAAATACAAGGGCACAG CATTTGTGACGCTCCTCAATGGCGAACAGGCCCAGTGTGCCATCAAGGAGTTCCACCAGATTATGCTGCGGGACAGGGAGATCTCCGTGCAGCTGCAGCCAACCGACACCTTGCTGTGCATCGCCAACCTGCCCCGGGTCTTCACCCAGCAGCAGTTCGAGGAGCTGGTGCGACCTTTTGGCAACCTGGAGCGCTGCTTCCTGGTGTACAGCGCTTCTACTGGTCACTCAAAGGGCTACGGCTTTGTGGAGTACATGAAGAAGGACTCGGCGGCCCGAGCAAAGTCGGAGCTGCTCGGGAAGCAGCTGGGCTCCCGCATGCTCTATGTCCACTGGACTGAAGTGGGCTCGCTCACATATCCGCAGCTGCACTCaaagtgtctgtgtgtggaccGGCTGCCCCCGAACCTCCTGACTGCCCAGGACCTCCGAAACGCTTTGGGCGACACCCATTCCCCAGTTTTCTGCCAG TTGGCTCAAGGGCAAGATGGGAGTTTCCGGCGTTTCGCTGTGCTGGAGTACGCTACTGCGGAGATGACTGAGGAGGCGCAGCGACTCGGAGACGGCCGGCTTCTGGGCGGGACGCACATCAGGGTGTCCTTCTGTGCCCCTGGCCCTCCTGGAAGAAGCATGCTGGCTGCACTGATCGCTGCCCAGACAATG GCCGTGAACAGGGGTAAAGGTCTCCTCCCTGACCCTACAGCCTTGCAGCTCTTCACCGGTCTTAATAACCCTGCTACTCTCAAGATGCTGCTCAACACTTTGTCACAGGGACACAAACAGG GTCTCCTCGGAGCGGCCCCTGCCATCCCACTGCTGCCCAACCCCGCCCTGTCGGCAgccctgctgcagctgctccttcAGAACCAGGCTAAGGCCCAGCAG CAGGCAGGACTCATCGGGGACAATCCTCTGGCTGCTCTGCCCGTCCAGCAGGGAGTCCATCTGCTTGGAGAGCTCCCTCAAG GCGGCGTGGTCTCGGGTTTGGCTCTGCAGACGGAGGCTGTACCCTCTCTGAAGCCAGGGTCTTTTGGCAGAGGCCTAATGAGGGAGCAGGATTCCCCCACATCAGCGTGTGGCTTCCCTCAGGCTCCCTCTCCCTCCCTACCAGGCATTTCCTTACCCCTGATGAGTGGCATGATGGGGGCAGATGGTCTCACAGCACAAGGA GTATCGATGCTAGGGGATCTTCCTAAAGAGATGAACCTTCCTCAGAGCGCCTTTCTCAGTGCCAATGTTTATCCTTCAG CAGCAAGCAGCAGGGCTCACCCCTACAGGAAGCGGCCAACACTAAGCAACGTGTCTAACCAGCACACGCATCACAACATGCAGCCCAACTACAACCTGCGTTACCAGGACTCCTACAGCCCTGAGTATCCTCCCCCTCTACAGCAG gATACCCTGGCCTACTTGTACGAACAGCAGGAGAACCTCGACGTTGGAGCCTTGGCAGGATTTGGTCAGCAG ttttcccATCAACCCAACTACAGTGAGCAGTTTTCCCACTACGCTTGTCCAAGCAGCCCTCCCCTCTCCTCGTACTTCAGCTCAGGACCAGAAGCCAGCAGCAATGGCAGCCTGCCTGCCACCCTCCTCAACAAG GCTGTGGGAATGCCTCCTGGAACCCACAGCGCCCCCTACCCTCCAGGCCTAGGGAATGTTATGAAG ACCCCGATGAGTAGCCAGAAGCGCGTTTTTTCCCGCCTGATCCCGTCTCCGGAGCCGAGCCCAGAGGGAGGCTACGTGGGCCAGCATTCCCAAGGCCTCGGCGGCCATTATGCGGACTCCTACCTGAAGCGAAAGCGTATATTCTGA
- the raver1 gene encoding ribonucleoprotein PTB-binding 1 isoform X2 translates to MAAAVSPSTTSGTDEGADSGPTFVSRPFSANHDLATEKENFMAGDRHRYPEFASVEEDATSSPECQRRVDEDLIPLSPEDIESRLERTRREFYNRRKIIIKNLPPDVTNQEVHELLGNYDLKYCFVDKYKGTAFVTLLNGEQAQCAIKEFHQIMLRDREISVQLQPTDTLLCIANLPRVFTQQQFEELVRPFGNLERCFLVYSASTGHSKGYGFVEYMKKDSAARAKSELLGKQLGSRMLYVHWTEVGSLTYPQLHSKCLCVDRLPPNLLTAQDLRNALGDTHSPVFCQLAQGQDGSFRRFAVLEYATAEMTEEAQRLGDGRLLGGTHIRVSFCAPGPPGRSMLAALIAAQTMAVNRGKGLLPDPTALQLFTGLNNPATLKMLLNTLSQGHKQGLLGAAPAIPLLPNPALSAALLQLLLQNQAKAQQAGLIGDNPLAALPVQQGVHLLGELPQGGVVSGLALQTEAVPSLKPGSFGRGLMREQDSPTSACGFPQAPSPSLPGISLPLMSGMMGADGLTAQGVSMLGDLPKEMNLPQSAFLSANVYPSAASSRAHPYRKRPTLSNVSNQHTHHNMQPNYNLRYQDSYSPEYPPPLQQDTLAYLYEQQENLDVGALAGFGQQFSHQPNYSEQFSHYACPSSPPLSSYFSSGPEASSNGSLPATLLNKAVGMPPGTHSAPYPPGLGNVMKTPMSSQKRVFSRLIPSPEPSPEGGYVGQHSQGLGGHYADSYLKRKRIF, encoded by the exons ATGGCGGCTGCTGTGTCTCCTAGTACCACCTCAGGCACTGATGAAGGCGCAGACAGTGGGCCCACATTTGTCTCTCGACCATTTAGCGCAAATCACGACCTCGCTacggaaaaagaaaactttatggCCGGTGACCGTCACCGTTACCCCGAATTCGCTTCGGTGGAAGAAGACGCCACATCTAGCCCAGAATGTCAACGAAGGGTCGATGAGGATTTGATACCACTGAGCCCTGAAGATATTGAGAGCCGTTTGGAGAGAACACGTCGGGAGTTTTACAACCGTaggaaaataattataaaaaatttacCACCGGATGTTACTAATCAG GAGGTCCACGAGCTGTTGGGAAACTATGATTTAAAGTACTGCTTTGTTGACAAATACAAGGGCACAG CATTTGTGACGCTCCTCAATGGCGAACAGGCCCAGTGTGCCATCAAGGAGTTCCACCAGATTATGCTGCGGGACAGGGAGATCTCCGTGCAGCTGCAGCCAACCGACACCTTGCTGTGCATCGCCAACCTGCCCCGGGTCTTCACCCAGCAGCAGTTCGAGGAGCTGGTGCGACCTTTTGGCAACCTGGAGCGCTGCTTCCTGGTGTACAGCGCTTCTACTGGTCACTCAAAGGGCTACGGCTTTGTGGAGTACATGAAGAAGGACTCGGCGGCCCGAGCAAAGTCGGAGCTGCTCGGGAAGCAGCTGGGCTCCCGCATGCTCTATGTCCACTGGACTGAAGTGGGCTCGCTCACATATCCGCAGCTGCACTCaaagtgtctgtgtgtggaccGGCTGCCCCCGAACCTCCTGACTGCCCAGGACCTCCGAAACGCTTTGGGCGACACCCATTCCCCAGTTTTCTGCCAG TTGGCTCAAGGGCAAGATGGGAGTTTCCGGCGTTTCGCTGTGCTGGAGTACGCTACTGCGGAGATGACTGAGGAGGCGCAGCGACTCGGAGACGGCCGGCTTCTGGGCGGGACGCACATCAGGGTGTCCTTCTGTGCCCCTGGCCCTCCTGGAAGAAGCATGCTGGCTGCACTGATCGCTGCCCAGACAATG GCCGTGAACAGGGGTAAAGGTCTCCTCCCTGACCCTACAGCCTTGCAGCTCTTCACCGGTCTTAATAACCCTGCTACTCTCAAGATGCTGCTCAACACTTTGTCACAGGGACACAAACAGG GTCTCCTCGGAGCGGCCCCTGCCATCCCACTGCTGCCCAACCCCGCCCTGTCGGCAgccctgctgcagctgctccttcAGAACCAGGCTAAGGCCCAGCAG GCAGGACTCATCGGGGACAATCCTCTGGCTGCTCTGCCCGTCCAGCAGGGAGTCCATCTGCTTGGAGAGCTCCCTCAAG GCGGCGTGGTCTCGGGTTTGGCTCTGCAGACGGAGGCTGTACCCTCTCTGAAGCCAGGGTCTTTTGGCAGAGGCCTAATGAGGGAGCAGGATTCCCCCACATCAGCGTGTGGCTTCCCTCAGGCTCCCTCTCCCTCCCTACCAGGCATTTCCTTACCCCTGATGAGTGGCATGATGGGGGCAGATGGTCTCACAGCACAAGGA GTATCGATGCTAGGGGATCTTCCTAAAGAGATGAACCTTCCTCAGAGCGCCTTTCTCAGTGCCAATGTTTATCCTTCAG CAGCAAGCAGCAGGGCTCACCCCTACAGGAAGCGGCCAACACTAAGCAACGTGTCTAACCAGCACACGCATCACAACATGCAGCCCAACTACAACCTGCGTTACCAGGACTCCTACAGCCCTGAGTATCCTCCCCCTCTACAGCAG gATACCCTGGCCTACTTGTACGAACAGCAGGAGAACCTCGACGTTGGAGCCTTGGCAGGATTTGGTCAGCAG ttttcccATCAACCCAACTACAGTGAGCAGTTTTCCCACTACGCTTGTCCAAGCAGCCCTCCCCTCTCCTCGTACTTCAGCTCAGGACCAGAAGCCAGCAGCAATGGCAGCCTGCCTGCCACCCTCCTCAACAAG GCTGTGGGAATGCCTCCTGGAACCCACAGCGCCCCCTACCCTCCAGGCCTAGGGAATGTTATGAAG ACCCCGATGAGTAGCCAGAAGCGCGTTTTTTCCCGCCTGATCCCGTCTCCGGAGCCGAGCCCAGAGGGAGGCTACGTGGGCCAGCATTCCCAAGGCCTCGGCGGCCATTATGCGGACTCCTACCTGAAGCGAAAGCGTATATTCTGA
- the raver1 gene encoding ribonucleoprotein PTB-binding 1 isoform X4 — protein MAAAVSPSTTSGTDEGADSGPTFVSRPFSANHDLATEKENFMAGDRHRYPEFASVEEDATSSPECQRRVDEDLIPLSPEDIESRLERTRREFYNRRKIIIKNLPPDVTNQEVHELLGNYDLKYCFVDKYKGTAFVTLLNGEQAQCAIKEFHQIMLRDREISVQLQPTDTLLCIANLPRVFTQQQFEELVRPFGNLERCFLVYSASTGHSKGYGFVEYMKKDSAARAKSELLGKQLGSRMLYVHWTEVGSLTYPQLHSKCLCVDRLPPNLLTAQDLRNALGDTHSPVFCQLAQGQDGSFRRFAVLEYATAEMTEEAQRLGDGRLLGGTHIRVSFCAPGPPGRSMLAALIAAQTMAVNRGKGLLPDPTALQLFTGLNNPATLKMLLNTLSQGHKQGLLGAAPAIPLLPNPALSAALLQLLLQNQAKAQQAGLIGDNPLAALPVQQGVHLLGELPQGGVVSGLALQTEAVPSLKPGSFGRGLMREQDSPTSACGFPQAPSPSLPGISLPLMSGMMGADGLTAQGVSMLGDLPKEMNLPQSAFLSANVYPSASSRAHPYRKRPTLSNVSNQHTHHNMQPNYNLRYQDSYSPEYPPPLQQDTLAYLYEQQENLDVGALAGFGQQFSHQPNYSEQFSHYACPSSPPLSSYFSSGPEASSNGSLPATLLNKAVGMPPGTHSAPYPPGLGNVMKTPMSSQKRVFSRLIPSPEPSPEGGYVGQHSQGLGGHYADSYLKRKRIF, from the exons ATGGCGGCTGCTGTGTCTCCTAGTACCACCTCAGGCACTGATGAAGGCGCAGACAGTGGGCCCACATTTGTCTCTCGACCATTTAGCGCAAATCACGACCTCGCTacggaaaaagaaaactttatggCCGGTGACCGTCACCGTTACCCCGAATTCGCTTCGGTGGAAGAAGACGCCACATCTAGCCCAGAATGTCAACGAAGGGTCGATGAGGATTTGATACCACTGAGCCCTGAAGATATTGAGAGCCGTTTGGAGAGAACACGTCGGGAGTTTTACAACCGTaggaaaataattataaaaaatttacCACCGGATGTTACTAATCAG GAGGTCCACGAGCTGTTGGGAAACTATGATTTAAAGTACTGCTTTGTTGACAAATACAAGGGCACAG CATTTGTGACGCTCCTCAATGGCGAACAGGCCCAGTGTGCCATCAAGGAGTTCCACCAGATTATGCTGCGGGACAGGGAGATCTCCGTGCAGCTGCAGCCAACCGACACCTTGCTGTGCATCGCCAACCTGCCCCGGGTCTTCACCCAGCAGCAGTTCGAGGAGCTGGTGCGACCTTTTGGCAACCTGGAGCGCTGCTTCCTGGTGTACAGCGCTTCTACTGGTCACTCAAAGGGCTACGGCTTTGTGGAGTACATGAAGAAGGACTCGGCGGCCCGAGCAAAGTCGGAGCTGCTCGGGAAGCAGCTGGGCTCCCGCATGCTCTATGTCCACTGGACTGAAGTGGGCTCGCTCACATATCCGCAGCTGCACTCaaagtgtctgtgtgtggaccGGCTGCCCCCGAACCTCCTGACTGCCCAGGACCTCCGAAACGCTTTGGGCGACACCCATTCCCCAGTTTTCTGCCAG TTGGCTCAAGGGCAAGATGGGAGTTTCCGGCGTTTCGCTGTGCTGGAGTACGCTACTGCGGAGATGACTGAGGAGGCGCAGCGACTCGGAGACGGCCGGCTTCTGGGCGGGACGCACATCAGGGTGTCCTTCTGTGCCCCTGGCCCTCCTGGAAGAAGCATGCTGGCTGCACTGATCGCTGCCCAGACAATG GCCGTGAACAGGGGTAAAGGTCTCCTCCCTGACCCTACAGCCTTGCAGCTCTTCACCGGTCTTAATAACCCTGCTACTCTCAAGATGCTGCTCAACACTTTGTCACAGGGACACAAACAGG GTCTCCTCGGAGCGGCCCCTGCCATCCCACTGCTGCCCAACCCCGCCCTGTCGGCAgccctgctgcagctgctccttcAGAACCAGGCTAAGGCCCAGCAG GCAGGACTCATCGGGGACAATCCTCTGGCTGCTCTGCCCGTCCAGCAGGGAGTCCATCTGCTTGGAGAGCTCCCTCAAG GCGGCGTGGTCTCGGGTTTGGCTCTGCAGACGGAGGCTGTACCCTCTCTGAAGCCAGGGTCTTTTGGCAGAGGCCTAATGAGGGAGCAGGATTCCCCCACATCAGCGTGTGGCTTCCCTCAGGCTCCCTCTCCCTCCCTACCAGGCATTTCCTTACCCCTGATGAGTGGCATGATGGGGGCAGATGGTCTCACAGCACAAGGA GTATCGATGCTAGGGGATCTTCCTAAAGAGATGAACCTTCCTCAGAGCGCCTTTCTCAGTGCCAATGTTTATCCTTCAG CAAGCAGCAGGGCTCACCCCTACAGGAAGCGGCCAACACTAAGCAACGTGTCTAACCAGCACACGCATCACAACATGCAGCCCAACTACAACCTGCGTTACCAGGACTCCTACAGCCCTGAGTATCCTCCCCCTCTACAGCAG gATACCCTGGCCTACTTGTACGAACAGCAGGAGAACCTCGACGTTGGAGCCTTGGCAGGATTTGGTCAGCAG ttttcccATCAACCCAACTACAGTGAGCAGTTTTCCCACTACGCTTGTCCAAGCAGCCCTCCCCTCTCCTCGTACTTCAGCTCAGGACCAGAAGCCAGCAGCAATGGCAGCCTGCCTGCCACCCTCCTCAACAAG GCTGTGGGAATGCCTCCTGGAACCCACAGCGCCCCCTACCCTCCAGGCCTAGGGAATGTTATGAAG ACCCCGATGAGTAGCCAGAAGCGCGTTTTTTCCCGCCTGATCCCGTCTCCGGAGCCGAGCCCAGAGGGAGGCTACGTGGGCCAGCATTCCCAAGGCCTCGGCGGCCATTATGCGGACTCCTACCTGAAGCGAAAGCGTATATTCTGA
- the raver1 gene encoding ribonucleoprotein PTB-binding 1 isoform X5 gives MAAAVSPSTTSGTDEGADSGPTFVSRPFSANHDLATEKENFMAGDRHRYPEFASVEEDATSSPECQRRVDEDLIPLSPEDIESRLERTRREFYNRRKIIIKNLPPDVTNQEVHELLGNYDLKYCFVDKYKGTAFVTLLNGEQAQCAIKEFHQIMLRDREISVQLQPTDTLLCIANLPRVFTQQQFEELVRPFGNLERCFLVYSASTGHSKGYGFVEYMKKDSAARAKSELLGKQLGSRMLYVHWTEVGSLTYPQLHSKCLCVDRLPPNLLTAQDLRNALGDTHSPVFCQLAQGQDGSFRRFAVLEYATAEMTEEAQRLGDGRLLGGTHIRVSFCAPGPPGRSMLAALIAAQTMAVNRGKGLLPDPTALQLFTGLNNPATLKMLLNTLSQGHKQGLLGAAPAIPLLPNPALSAALLQLLLQNQAKAQQQAGLIGDNPLAALPVQQGVHLLGELPQGGVVSGLALQTEAVPSLKPGSFGRGLMREQDSPTSACGFPQAPSPSLPGISLPLMSGMMGADGLTAQGVSMLGDLPKEMNLPQSAFLSANVYPSAASSRAHPYRKRPTLSNVSNQHTHHNMQPNYNLRYQDSYSPEYPPPLQQVITSSCPVG, from the exons ATGGCGGCTGCTGTGTCTCCTAGTACCACCTCAGGCACTGATGAAGGCGCAGACAGTGGGCCCACATTTGTCTCTCGACCATTTAGCGCAAATCACGACCTCGCTacggaaaaagaaaactttatggCCGGTGACCGTCACCGTTACCCCGAATTCGCTTCGGTGGAAGAAGACGCCACATCTAGCCCAGAATGTCAACGAAGGGTCGATGAGGATTTGATACCACTGAGCCCTGAAGATATTGAGAGCCGTTTGGAGAGAACACGTCGGGAGTTTTACAACCGTaggaaaataattataaaaaatttacCACCGGATGTTACTAATCAG GAGGTCCACGAGCTGTTGGGAAACTATGATTTAAAGTACTGCTTTGTTGACAAATACAAGGGCACAG CATTTGTGACGCTCCTCAATGGCGAACAGGCCCAGTGTGCCATCAAGGAGTTCCACCAGATTATGCTGCGGGACAGGGAGATCTCCGTGCAGCTGCAGCCAACCGACACCTTGCTGTGCATCGCCAACCTGCCCCGGGTCTTCACCCAGCAGCAGTTCGAGGAGCTGGTGCGACCTTTTGGCAACCTGGAGCGCTGCTTCCTGGTGTACAGCGCTTCTACTGGTCACTCAAAGGGCTACGGCTTTGTGGAGTACATGAAGAAGGACTCGGCGGCCCGAGCAAAGTCGGAGCTGCTCGGGAAGCAGCTGGGCTCCCGCATGCTCTATGTCCACTGGACTGAAGTGGGCTCGCTCACATATCCGCAGCTGCACTCaaagtgtctgtgtgtggaccGGCTGCCCCCGAACCTCCTGACTGCCCAGGACCTCCGAAACGCTTTGGGCGACACCCATTCCCCAGTTTTCTGCCAG TTGGCTCAAGGGCAAGATGGGAGTTTCCGGCGTTTCGCTGTGCTGGAGTACGCTACTGCGGAGATGACTGAGGAGGCGCAGCGACTCGGAGACGGCCGGCTTCTGGGCGGGACGCACATCAGGGTGTCCTTCTGTGCCCCTGGCCCTCCTGGAAGAAGCATGCTGGCTGCACTGATCGCTGCCCAGACAATG GCCGTGAACAGGGGTAAAGGTCTCCTCCCTGACCCTACAGCCTTGCAGCTCTTCACCGGTCTTAATAACCCTGCTACTCTCAAGATGCTGCTCAACACTTTGTCACAGGGACACAAACAGG GTCTCCTCGGAGCGGCCCCTGCCATCCCACTGCTGCCCAACCCCGCCCTGTCGGCAgccctgctgcagctgctccttcAGAACCAGGCTAAGGCCCAGCAG CAGGCAGGACTCATCGGGGACAATCCTCTGGCTGCTCTGCCCGTCCAGCAGGGAGTCCATCTGCTTGGAGAGCTCCCTCAAG GCGGCGTGGTCTCGGGTTTGGCTCTGCAGACGGAGGCTGTACCCTCTCTGAAGCCAGGGTCTTTTGGCAGAGGCCTAATGAGGGAGCAGGATTCCCCCACATCAGCGTGTGGCTTCCCTCAGGCTCCCTCTCCCTCCCTACCAGGCATTTCCTTACCCCTGATGAGTGGCATGATGGGGGCAGATGGTCTCACAGCACAAGGA GTATCGATGCTAGGGGATCTTCCTAAAGAGATGAACCTTCCTCAGAGCGCCTTTCTCAGTGCCAATGTTTATCCTTCAG CAGCAAGCAGCAGGGCTCACCCCTACAGGAAGCGGCCAACACTAAGCAACGTGTCTAACCAGCACACGCATCACAACATGCAGCCCAACTACAACCTGCGTTACCAGGACTCCTACAGCCCTGAGTATCCTCCCCCTCTACAGCAGGTGATCACATCTTCCTGCCCCGTCGGTTGA